A section of the Osmia lignaria lignaria isolate PbOS001 chromosome 3, iyOsmLign1, whole genome shotgun sequence genome encodes:
- the LOC117610800 gene encoding 18S rRNA (guanine-N(7))-methyltransferase — translation MSRRPEHLAPPEVFYDESEARKYTQNSRMIDIQEQMCTRALELLLLPEDQTFLLLDIGCGSGLSGSVIEEHGHVWIGIDISPAMLGVALEREVDGDLILGDMGQGIPFKAGTFDGAISISALQWLCNADKSSHDPSKRLYKFFSTLFSCLSRSARAVFQFYPENSEQIQLVTTQATRAGFYGGVVVDFPNSTKAKKYFLVLMTGGPAVLPRALDVNDVETAIPYASRRDQLRKIRGKPLKKSRDWILEKKERRRKQGKKVSNDTKYTGRRRRCKF, via the exons CGAAAGTACACACAAAA TTCTAGAATGATAGACATACAAGAACAAATGTGTACACGTGCCTTAGAACTTCTTCTGCTACCAGAGGACCAAACATTTTTACTCTTAGACATTGGCTGTGGTTCTGGCTTAAGCGGCAGTGTAATCGAAGAACACGGACATGTGTGGATTGGAATTGATATATCTCCTGCAATGCTAG GAGTAGCTTTGGAAAGAGAAGTAGATGGAGACTTAATTTTAGGAGATATGGGTCAAGGAATACCATTTAAAGCAGGTACCTTTGATGGAGCAATTAGTATTTCTGCACTACAGTGGTTATGCAATGCTGATAAAAGTTCTCATGATCCATCAAAACGCCTGTATAAATTCTTTTCCACCTTGTTCTCCTGTTTGTCAAGATCTGCTAGAGCAGTGTTTCAGTTTTATCCTGAAAACAGTGAACAAATCCAACTAGTTACAACACAGGCCACAAGAGCAGGATTTTATGGTGGTGTAGTTGTAGATTTTCCAAACAGTACCAAAGCAAAAAAGTATTTTTTAGTCTTAATGACCGGTGGACCTGCTGTTCTTCCACGAGCTTTAGACGTTAACGACGTCGAAACAGCCATCCCATATGCATCTAGAAG AGATCAGTTAAGAAAAATCAGAGGCAAACCTCTGAAGAAGAGCAGAGACTGGATTcttgagaaaaaggaaaggagacGAAAGCAAGGAAAGAAAGTATCGAACGATACAAAATATaccggaagaagaagaagatgtaaaTTTTAA
- the mRpL46 gene encoding mitochondrial ribosomal protein L46, whose product MFRKLVTLHTLNSSSLLTTGIPSASKVISRAFSEQDVIITDNKWDLISAVCLERHPVITKPMKDIEIRYQKVLRQMEFENSLLSNFELQKEKEKKLKEKQVDWEKEVLVIQTAEDFEDLWEEELKNFEFAPRENEAEDKVIVSLRRKLDKNLLLLVEQKVGDNNFWIPPQSIRQDRETMIQTAHRSLQELCGDNVKVQFYGNAPIGFYKYKYPKSIRTEGKHGAKVFYFLAKYINGDISSNVKHCWLDREELEKTVHPGVHRSLSQFLIPD is encoded by the exons ATGTTCAGGAAACTTGTAACATTGCATACATTAAATAGCTCATCGTTACTAACGACag GAATTCCATCCGCGTCAAAGGTTATATCTCGAGCATTTTCGGAACAGGACGTTATTATCACAGACAACAAATGGGATTTAATAAGTGCCGTTTGTTTAGAACGTCATCCGGTAATAACAAAACCGATGAAAGATATAGAAATACGGTATCAAAAGGTGTTACGACAGATGGAATTTGAAAATAGCCTGTTGTCAAATTTTGAGTTacaaaaagagaaggaaaaaaagctAAAAGAAAAACAAGTTGATTGGGAGAAAGAAGTGCTTGTTATTCAAACAGCAGAAGACTTTGAAGATCTTTGGGAAGAGGAATTAAAGAACTTTGAATTTGCACCCAGGGAAAATG AAGCTGAAGATAAGGTGATTGTATCATTGAGACGTAAGCTAGATAAAAATCTGTTATTACTAGTAGAACAGAAAGTTGGTGACAACAACTTTTGGATTCCTCCTCAAAGCATAAGGCAAGATAGAGAAACTATGATACAG ACTGCTCATAGAAGTTTGCAAGAACTTTGTGGAGATAATGTAAAAGTACAGTTTTATGGTAATGCTCCAATaggattttataaatataaatacccTAAAAGTATACGAACAGAAGGAAAACATGGAGCAAAAGTTTTCTATTTTCTGGCAAAGTATATAAACGGTGATATTTCTAGTAATGTAAAGCACTGTTGGTTAGATCGAGAAGAATTAGAGAAAACAGTACATCCTGGTGTTCACAGAAGTTTGTCCCAATTCTTGATTCCTGATTAA
- the Vta1 gene encoding vesicle trafficking 1, whose translation MVGPDLPEIPASLKTIQQYLKIAATHDQRDPVVSYWCRLYALQTGLKLSTKSPKETNFLMKLMDWLETTKKELRDNEAITNDVAAQAHLENWALKLFLYADKNDREGNFGKNIIQSFFTAGLLYDVLTTFGELTEEAAQNRKYAKWKAAYIHNCLKNNETPVPGPMPDDAENVDFDSNASPDSGETTTKPKGDETPSRSNELIDIHDNDSSSEVPDRSNKGNVGQWSSEDKDYNVAMKTEGGVDLSVEDISKAQKLIKWAGSALNYDDVPTAILNLQKALCLLRTGQEEA comes from the exons ATGGTTGGACCTGATTTACCAGAAATTCCAGCATCTTTGAAAACTATACAACAGTACTTGAAAATAGCAGCAACCCATGATCAACGCGATCCTGTAGTTAGTTATTGGT GTCGTTTATACGCGCTCCAAACGGGTTTGAAACTTTCAACAAAGAGCCCAAAAGAGACAAACTTTCTAATGAAATTAATGGACTGGTTAGAAACGACTAAAAAAGAGTTGCGGGACAACGAAGCTATCACGAACGATGTTGCCGCACAGGCACATCTCGAAAATTGGGCATTGAAGCTTTTCCTTTACGCGGATAAAAATGATAGAGAGGGCAATTTTGGCAAGAATATAATACAAAGCTTTTTCACCGCTGGATTACTGTACGACGTATTAACTACTTTCGGTGAATTGACCGAGGAAGCtgcgcaaaatagaaaatacgcGAAATGGAAAGCGGCGTACATTCACAATTGTTTGAAAAACAATGAAACACCTGTACCAGGACCGATGCCAGATGACGCTGAAAATGTTGATTTTGATAGTAATGCAAGTCCAG ATAGTGGTGAAACAACAACGAAACCAAAAGGAGACGAAACACCATCACGTTCGAACGAGTTGATCGATATTCATGATAATGATTCGTCTAGCGAGGTACCCGATAGGAGTAACAAAGGAAACGTTGGACAGTGGTCCTCTGAAGATAAAGATTATAATGTGGCGATGAAAACAGAAG GAGGAGTTGATTTGTCCGTAGAAGATATAAGTAAAGCACAAAAATTAATCAAGTGGGCCGGAAGTGCTTTGAATTACGACGATGTGCCTACAGCTATACTAAATCTTCAGAAGGCTCTATGTCTTTTAAGGACTGGCCAAGAAGAGGCATGA